A single Elephas maximus indicus isolate mEleMax1 chromosome 2, mEleMax1 primary haplotype, whole genome shotgun sequence DNA region contains:
- the LOC126067625 gene encoding olfactory receptor 14C36-like: MPNSTTVTEFLLMRFSDVWDFRVLHAMLFLLMYLATLLGNLLIVTVTTLDQSLHTPMDFFLRNLSVLDMCYISVTVPRACVIFLLENRVISMVGCAAQIFLVVLCATAELLFLTIMAYDRYVAICYPLHYPVIMNFRVCVQMTLISVFSGLIYAGVHTGNTFQLSFCQSNVIHQFFCDIPPLLKLSCSDTFINEVVIFFSAVVIVGGCFILIISYIRIFSAVIKFPTRREKGKAFSTCVPHILVVTVFSSSLNAVYMNPTSNSPTIQDMIISVFYCIVPPFLNPIIYSLRNKQIKEAVRRIMRRIFYSEK; this comes from the coding sequence ATGCCCAACTCTACCACAGTGACTGAATTCCTGCTTATGAGGTTTTCTGATGTGTGGGATTTCAGAGTCTTACACGCCATGTTATTCCTATTGATGTACTTGGCAACCCTGCTGGGGAACCTTCTCATTGTCACAGTAACCACTCTTGACCAGAGTCTTCACACCcccatggacttcttccttagaaATCTGTCTGTCCTGGACATGTGCTACATTTCCGTCACCGTCCCCAGGGCTTGTGTCATCTTCCTGCTTGAAAACAGGGTGATCTCCATGGTTGGATGTGCAGCTCAGATCTTCCTTGTGGTTTTGTGTGCCACCGCAGAACTGCTTTTCCTCACcatcatggcctatgaccgctatgtggccatctgctatCCCCTTCACTACCCTGTGATCATGAATTTTCGTGTCTGTGTCCAGATGACACTGATCTCTGTATTCAGTGGTCTGATCTATGCAGGTGTGCACACTGGCAACACATTCCAGTTGTCCTTCTGTCAGTCTAACGTGATCCATCAGTTCTTTTGTGACATCCCCCCTTTGCTGAAGCTCTCCTGCTCTGATACTTTCATTAATGaggttgtaatttttttctctgcAGTAGTGATTGTAGGTGGCTGCTTTATCCTCATCATATCTTATATTCGCATATTTTCAGCTGTGATAAAGTTTCCAaccagaagagagaaaggaaaagccttttccacctgtgtACCTCACATTCTTGTGGTGACAGTCTTTTCCAGCTCCCTGAACGCTGTGTATATGAATCCAACCTCCAACTCACCGACAATTCAGGATATGATCATTTCTGTTTTCTACTGTATAGTCCCTCCTTTCCTAAATCCTATCATCTATAGCCTTAGGAACAAGCAGATAAAGGAGGCTGTAAGGAGAATTATGAGAAGAATATTCTACTCAGAAAAATAA